From one Anticarsia gemmatalis isolate Benzon Research Colony breed Stoneville strain chromosome 20, ilAntGemm2 primary, whole genome shotgun sequence genomic stretch:
- the LOC142981820 gene encoding uncharacterized protein LOC142981820 codes for MKILVLLLLVAAAAAAGEFTDEELSNFPKLFHLDDYDRCLAKKNGVYCLGSFELTPDVQPNPTYDLLKEYSDKRHFNRTRIHRGYCVSSRCPNLLSNNASLRFERCVDEWAQARTLRASINKLHYCRTHADKHAVPPMTDAQRLFLQCVVAIVALNIIGTIYDVYMGDEPEKNKLITAFSIPANWRRLSVIHEGGDPRLTALIPVNGVRVISMAFTTFAHANVFHSCFYTLNPEYLEKQSQRLDAAFLAGGTALMQMLAALACFFTAYNLLIFSQKRDLTFNMLPLCLLKRIIRISPVHIFLVGFAATWWPHLRDGPLVSTTIGIESAACQKKFWYHVFYVNNAVDKTDYCIAPTWFLAVDFHLYILACSLTLLLWRQRCRALKLYVVLFFASCIFCGIVAYFKEFKAFIYFAIPESIRQIFRNEPSFTSFYLSSWSSIPSCFVGLILAHIQFELDEKRIKLNDYKWFRYLHHFTFPFLFIWQLSGQLARNISSPIFSAVYVAFDRPFYCILGGITLLGLVNVDGPLRKFFGWSGWTKLARVSLTVMMFHWCINMMIAARPVAYGTSFLDMTVDWIATNFITYVLAIPITIMLEIPMQKFLGLLIF; via the exons ACGAGGAGTTGTCCAATTTTCCGAAGCTGTTTCATTTGGACGACTATGACAGATGTCTGGCGAAGAAGAACGGTGTCTACTGCCTCGGATCCTTCGAGCTGACTCCTGATGTGCAGCCTAATCCTACATATGACTTACTTAAG gaATACTCCGACAAAAGGCACTTCAATCGGACACGTATACACCGTGGTTACTGCGTCAGCTCGCGTTGCCCAAATCTTTTGAGTAACAATGCTTCCCTACGCTTCGAGCGCTGCGTGGACGAGTGGGCTCAAGCCCGCACGCTGCGCGCTTCGATCAACAAGCTCCACTACTGCCGCACGCACGCTGACAAGCATGCTGTACCACCGATGACGGATGCACAGCGACTCTTCCTACAATGCGTCGTCGCTATAGTCGCCTTGAATATCATTGGAACTATTTATGACGTCTACATGGGTGACGAACCAGAAA AGAACAAACTAATAACGGCTTTTTCCATTCCCGCAAATTGGAGAAGACTTTCAGTGATTCACGAAGGTGGAGACCCTCGACTCACAGCTCTTATTCCAGTCAACGGGGTCAG GGTAATTTCGATGGCATTCACAACGTTCGCACACGCTAACGTTTTTCATTCCTGTTTTTACACACTCAATCCGGAGTATTTAGAAAAG CAAAGCCAACGGCTTGACGCCGCATTTCTAGCTGGTGGTACAGCACTTATGCAGATGTTAGCTGCGTTGGCTTGTTTCTTCACCGCCTACAACCTTCTTATATTCTCTCAAAAAAGAGATTTAACCTTCAACATGTTGCCGTTATGTTTACTGAAAAGGATTATAAG GATATCGCCTGTGCACATATTTTTGGTCGGATTCGCAGCCACATGGTGGCCGCACTTAAGAGACGGACCACTCGTCTCAACGACGATTGGCATAGAAAGCGCCGCTTGCCAAAAGAAATTCTGGTATCACGTTTTCTACGTCAACAATGCTGTGGATAAAACTGATTACTGTATAGCGCCAACTTG GTTTTTGGCCGTAGACTTTCACTTGTATATTTTAGCATGCAGCCTAACTTTACTCCTGTGGCGTCAAAGATGCAGAGCATTGAAATTATATGTGGTTCTTTTCTTCGCTTCGTGTATTTTCTGCGGAATCGTCGCCTATTTCAAAGAGtttaaagcatttatttattttgctattcCTGA AAGCATACGTCAAATATTCCGTAACGAACCGTCATTCACGAGCTTCTATTTGTCGTCATGGAGCTCGATACCATCATGCTTCGTGGGGCTTATATTAGCCCACATACAGTTTGAACTGGATGAGAAACGCATCAAGTTAAACGACTACAAA tggTTTAGATACCTCCACCACTTCACCTTTCCGTTCTTATTTATATGGCAGTTATCAGGACAACTCGCTCGCAACATCAGCTCGCCTATTTTCTCGGCCGTCTACGTAGCTTTCGACAGACCATTCTATTGCATTTTAGGGGGCATAACTTTGCTTGGATTGGTCAACGTTGACG GTCCTTTGCGAAAGTTTTTCGGTTGGAGTGGCTGGACTAAATTGGCGCGGGTTTCTTTAACAGTGATGATGTTTCACTGGTGCATAAACATGATGATTGCCGCGAGGCCCGTTGCTTACGGAACGTCTTTCTTGGACATG ACCGTGGACTGGATAGCgacaaattttattacttatgtactggCTATTCCTATTACGATTATGTTGGAAATACCAATGCAAAAGTTCTTGggattattgatattttaa